The following proteins come from a genomic window of Trifolium pratense cultivar HEN17-A07 linkage group LG4, ARS_RC_1.1, whole genome shotgun sequence:
- the LOC123881388 gene encoding amino acid transporter AVT6C-like — MAFSSFTKFNNSKPNFYKTQSSVHSSSSKKQNKPKTTTLDHTFSSIVAGIMSPVTGANIPLLPGSKVSPEPAATVSGAVFNVATSIIGAGIMSLPATLKVLGVIPAFVLILVIALLAEISVDFLMRFTHSGETTTYAGVMREAFGPLGAVATQLCVVITNLGCLIMYLIIIADVLSGNKPDGEVHLGLLQQWFGIHWWNSREFALVITLIFILLPLVLYRRVESLKFSSAVSTLLAVAFVTICSVLAIIALVEGKTQTPRLVPRLDHETTFFDLFTAVPVIVTAYTFHFNVHPIGFELGKPSDMTTAVRIALILCAIIYFSIGLFGYLLFGDATQSDILINFDNNADSSFGSLLNTLVRLSYAFHVMLAFPLLNFSLRTNIDEFFFPKRPLLATDNKRFVAITLVLLVFSYIAAVAIPDIWFIFQFMGSTSAVCLAFVFPGSIVLRDIHGISTRKDKIIALVMVILAVVTSVIAVANNIYNLF; from the exons ATGGCATTTTCGTCTTTCACTAAATTCAATAATTCAAAACCAAACTTCTATAAAACCCAATCTTCCGTACATTCATCATcctcaaaaaaacaaaacaaaccaaaaacaacaacacttGATCATACTTTTTCCTCCATCGTCGCCGGAATAATGTCGCCGGTGACCGGAGCAAACATACCTCTATTGCCAGGATCAAAGGTATCTCCTGAACCGGCGGCAACGGTTTCCGGTGCGGTGTTTAATGTTGCGACGAGTATAATTGGCGCCGGAATTATGTCACTTCCGGCGACTTTGAAAGTTCTCGGAGTGATTCCGgcgtttgttttgattttggtgATTGCTTTATTGGCGGAAATATCGGTGGATTTTTTGATGAGGTTTACACATTCAGGTGAAACGACGACGTATGCTGGTGTTATGAGAGAAGCTTTTGGACCTTTAGGAGCTGTTGCAACTCAACTTTGTGTTGTGATTACTAATCTTGGGTGTTTAATTATGTACTTAATTATTATTG CTGATGTACTTTCTGGAAATAAACCTGATGGAGAAGTACATTTGGGTCTTTTGCAACAATGGTTTGGAATTCATTGGTGGAATTCAAGGGAATTTGCTTTAGTCATCACTTTAATCTTCATTTTGCTCCCATTGGTATTGTACCGTCGTGTAG AGTCGTTGAAGTTTAGTTCTGCAGTATCAACTCTACTTGCTGTGGCATTTGTTACAATATGTTCTGTGTTGGCAATTATTGCTCTTGTGGAAGGAAAAACACAAACACCTAGATTGGTTCCTCGTTTGGACCATGAAACTACTTTCTTTGATCTTTTCACTGCTGTTCCTGTTATTGTCACAGCCTACACATTTCATTTTAATG TACATCCAATTGGATTTGAGCTAGGAAAACCATCAGACATGACAACAGCAGTGAGAATAGCACTAATCCTATGTGCAATCATATACTTCTCAATAGGTCTATTTGGTTACCTTTTATTTGGTGATGCAACTCAATCAGACATTCTCATAAACTTTGATAACAATGCTGATTCATCATTTGGTTCATTACTCAATACTTTGGTCCGTTTAAGCTATGCTTTTCATGTCATGCTAGCATTTCCTCTCCTCAATTTCTCATTGAGAACAAATATTGATGAATTCTTCTTCCCTAAAAGACCTTTGTTAGCTACAGATAATAAGAGATTTGTGGCTATTACTTTGGTGCTTTTGGTTTTTAGTTACATTGCTGCTGTCGCAATTCCGGATATTTGGTTCATTTTTCAGTTTATGGGATCAACTTCTGCTGTTTGTCTTGCTTTTGTGTTCCCTGGTTCTATTGTTCTAAG GGATATTCATGGTATATCAACAAGAAAGGACAAAATTATAGCACTAGTAATGGTTATACTAGCTGTAGTAACAAGTGTGATTGCTGTTGCcaacaatatatataatcttttttag
- the LOC123924609 gene encoding amino acid transporter AVT6C-like, with protein MSNSISTTTEINTPLLQQNHSVLPKQEDSIPQNGTISGAVFNISTTMVGAGIMSIPATMKVLGIIPGLIVILSVAVITDLTVEFMLRFTSSGKAVTYAGMVGESFGSVGSLAVKICVITTNLGVLIVYFIILGDVLCGNEFNGTTHLGILQQWFGIHWWTCRAFALLIVALFIMLPLVMLRRVDSLKYSSALSIALALVFVVICSSMAFHSLWSGKTQSVRLFPDFSQVTALDLFTTVPVFVTGFGFHVNVHPIRAELVKPSDMSIAVRLSLLISVAIYFAIGFFGYLLFGDSIMPDVLINFDQNSDSSVGRLLDDIIRLSYALHLALVFPIMFYSLRANIDELLFSNKRPLALDTRRFVSLTLVLLAFTYFVAVEIPNVWYFFQFLGSTTIVCLSFLFPAAIILRDMHGISKTIDQVMATVVIILAVGTSGIAIWTNLNGSSAD; from the exons ATGTCTAATTCAATTTCCACTACCACCGAAATTAATACCCCACTTCTACAACAAAACCACTCAGTACTCCCAAAACAAGAAGACTCAATTCCACAAAATGGAACAATTTCAGGAGCAGTATTCAATATATCAACAACAATGGTCGGTGCCGGAATCATGTCGATTCCGGCAACGATGAAAGTTCTCGGAATAATTCCGGGATTAATTGTGATTTTATCGGTGGCAGTTATAACAGATTTAACTGTTGAGTTTATGTTGAGGTTTACAAGTTCTGGTAAAGCGGTTACTTATGCGGGTATGGTGGGTGAGTCTTTTGGTTCTGTTGGATCTCTTGCTGTTAAGATTTGTGTTATTACCACTAATCTTGGTGTTCTTATTGTCTATTTCATTATTCTTG GTGATGTGCTATGTGGAAATGAGTTCAACGGTACCACACATTTAGGTATTCTACAACAATGGTTTGGCATCCACTGGTGGACCTGTCGCGCGTTTGCTCTTCTTATTGTTGCACTCTTCATTATGCTCCCTCTAGTTATGTTACGCCGTGTAG ATTCACTCAAGTACAGTTCTGCATTATCAATCGCGCTAGCATTGGTTTTTGTTGTAATATGTTCCTCAATGGCATTTCATTCATTATGGTCCGGAAAAACACAGTCGGTGAGACTATTTCCTGATTTCTCGCAAGTCACTGCCCTTGATCTTTTCACCACTGTTCCTGTATTTGTCACAGGCTTTGGATTTCATGTTAATG TTCATCCCATTAGAGCAGAGCTTGTAAAACCATCAGACATGAGTATCGCCGTGCGACTTTCGTTATTAATCTCCGTTGCCATTTACTTTGCTATCGGATTCTTTGGGTACCTATTATTCGGGGACTCAATCATGCCGGATGTGTTGATAAACTTCGACCAGAACTCCGATTCGAGTGTTGGTCGATTGCTAGATGACATTATTCGGCTAAGCTACGCGCTCCATCTCGCACTTGTGTTTCCTATCATGTTCTATTCCTTGAGGGCCAACATCGATGAATTATTATTCTCAAATAAGCGTCCTTTGGCTTTGGACACCCGAAGATTTGTGTCACTCACTCTTGTTTTGCTAGCATTCACATATTTTGTGGCTGTGGAAATTCCAAATGTTTGGTACTTTTTTCAATTCTTGGGATCTACCACCATTGTTTGCCTCTCATTCCTCTTCCCTGCTGCAATCATTTTAAG GGATATGCATGGTATATCAAAAACAATAGATCAAGTAATGGCAACAGTGGTGATTATTTTGGCTGTTGGGACAAGTGGAATTGCTATATGGACCAACTTAAATGGTTCCAGTGCTGATTAA